One window of the Capnocytophaga haemolytica genome contains the following:
- a CDS encoding DUF4136 domain-containing protein encodes MKKIGIFIGLVLALTLTSCASVYVTTDYDRQVDFSAYKSYAFFKEGVDRAQISDLDKRRILRAIEQNLNEKGFTKSEQPDFLVNIFTREEENVDVYNNYPTYWGWGVGWGPFWGGSFYNVSRNIEGTLYIEIIDAKKKELIWQGKGTGYVPQSVERKEEAIANFVNRILEKYPPSVKK; translated from the coding sequence ATGAAAAAGATAGGTATTTTTATAGGGCTTGTGCTGGCACTGACGCTCACCTCGTGTGCCAGTGTGTATGTGACGACGGATTACGACCGCCAAGTGGATTTTTCTGCCTATAAGTCGTATGCGTTTTTCAAGGAAGGGGTGGATAGGGCACAGATATCTGACTTGGATAAGCGGCGAATTTTGCGTGCTATTGAGCAGAATTTGAATGAGAAAGGGTTTACGAAATCGGAGCAACCTGATTTTCTGGTAAATATCTTTACGCGCGAAGAGGAGAATGTGGACGTCTACAACAATTACCCTACGTATTGGGGTTGGGGTGTAGGCTGGGGTCCTTTTTGGGGCGGCAGTTTTTATAATGTGAGTAGGAATATAGAGGGGACGCTTTACATTGAGATTATCGACGCGAAGAAGAAGGAGCTGATCTGGCAAGGGAAAGGCACGGGCTATGTTCCACAATCGGTGGAGAGAAAGGAGGAGGCGATTGCCAATTTCGTGAATCGCATCTTGGAGAAGTACCCTCCTTCGGTGAAAAAATAG
- a CDS encoding CidA/LrgA family protein translates to MIIRYFAIIFGCLALGELVVAVTHIPFPSSIIGMLFLTLFLHLKWIKLHAIKGLSDLLISNLGLFFVPPSIAIMDYLDIIEANFWAIMGSIVLSTVFVILITGHVYQLFRKKVDIDFKHIIKKNKQK, encoded by the coding sequence ATGATAATACGTTATTTTGCAATCATTTTTGGTTGCTTAGCCTTAGGGGAATTAGTCGTGGCTGTTACTCATATCCCCTTCCCTTCAAGCATTATTGGAATGCTTTTTTTAACACTCTTCCTTCACCTGAAATGGATCAAGCTACACGCCATTAAAGGCCTTTCCGACCTGCTTATTTCCAATTTAGGGCTCTTTTTCGTCCCCCCGAGTATCGCCATTATGGACTATCTCGACATCATCGAAGCCAATTTCTGGGCAATTATGGGCTCCATCGTACTCAGCACCGTATTTGTAATCCTCATCACAGGACACGTGTACCAGCTTTTCCGAAAGAAAGTAGATATTGACTTCAAGCACATTATTAAAAAGAACAAACAAAAATGA
- a CDS encoding LrgB family protein — MIDFLQNPVFLLALTFVLYFGAIYIQKKFNSALLNPVLLTSIVLITYLLCFNISHKKYEEAGTYIEFWLKPSIVALGVPLYLQLSKIRKQLVPLLVSQAVGSLVGIVSVCLLAKAFGLDNELAESLAPKSVTTPIALEVSKMVHGDPPITVMAVITTGLFGNIFGLTLLRWFRIKSPMGKGISLGTASHALGVVAAFNLSEKYAVYASLGMIFNGIFTAILAPPVVHLLF; from the coding sequence ATGATAGACTTCTTACAAAATCCCGTATTCCTATTGGCACTGACCTTTGTCTTATACTTCGGCGCCATCTATATCCAAAAGAAGTTCAACTCAGCACTCCTCAACCCAGTACTACTGACTTCTATCGTGCTGATCACCTACCTACTCTGCTTTAACATCTCACACAAAAAGTACGAAGAGGCAGGCACTTACATTGAGTTCTGGCTCAAACCATCGATCGTGGCGCTCGGCGTACCACTCTATTTGCAGCTCTCCAAGATCAGGAAGCAACTCGTACCCCTCTTAGTATCACAAGCCGTCGGCAGCCTTGTAGGCATCGTCTCCGTATGCCTTTTAGCCAAAGCCTTCGGTCTCGACAACGAGCTGGCAGAGTCCTTAGCCCCTAAATCCGTCACCACCCCCATCGCCTTAGAGGTCTCAAAGATGGTGCACGGCGACCCCCCAATCACCGTAATGGCAGTGATCACCACAGGGCTTTTCGGCAATATCTTCGGGCTGACACTCCTGCGCTGGTTCCGCATCAAAAGCCCAATGGGCAAAGGCATCTCACTCGGCACCGCTTCCCACGCCTTGGGCGTAGTAGCAGCCTTCAACCTCAGTGAAAAGTACGCCGTATACGCCAGCCTCGGGATGATCTTCAACGGTATTTTTACCGCCATATTAGCCCCACCAGTCGTACACCTATTATTTTAG